gatttcgcaatcgagtaacttcactactcgggtgaaaagtactcgggggcgctgtgggtgagcggggggttgcagaggggagtgggggggagagggagagagagctcccacctgttccgcgctgctacccccccgctccgccacgccccgccccacagcgcccccgagtacttttcacccgagtagtgaagtactcgaaaatcgcggtgctcgattgcgaaatcagccttaccgagtacgttcgctcatctctaatactcctGCTTCCCTCATTCCCATCCAGATCTTCAGCTGCTCCCCCACTAGTCCCTACTGGATGTAGAGGCTGGCGGGAGAAGCGGGCAAGCCACTGTAGGGAGTTGGAAGAAGGTGCATTATCATTGTACCTACCTGGGGATTTTGCTGCAAAGTAAGTGGTAGCAGAATCTGCAACTCTTTAAACTTGATGGGGATTTTGGCGTCGTCTTTGAACTCCGTGGGGAAAGCATCAATTTGGGGTTTCTTGAAATCTCATTCATTTCTTTGTACTATTGTTTTACGCTGTGGATCTACTATGTCTCCTGGGTCCCACTTCTGGCAGCCCCAACAATTAGTTGATCGCTGCAAGTCAGGGATCTGGAAGTGGGTTGTCTTTCATGGGGcgacccctttaagcaaattgcGTCACCCTTCCCCCTTTTTATATTTGTGTATAGCCTTTATTCACTCAAATGTAATAATACAGGATTGGAATACAGACCCACAATACAGATTCTGTCTATTTCTATAGTAAATAGTACTATAACGAGGAGGGGGGTGCAGCTGCAGTTTCTCACTCTGTCTACAAGACTGCGTGCTGTGAAAGAAGACATCTGATTGGTTCCGAGTGCCGATCATGGCACTAACAACCCGCTAAGCAGGCTTTACAAAGAAAATGTGGATTttcaaaaagcaaaagaaatggACCCAAACACAAGTAAGCGGAGCCTGGAATTGGCATATGTATAACGTAGATGTTGCAATGTGTGTATTTATTTGCCATGAGTGGCGCAGTAAGGGTACGTTCATAATACAGCGGAAAATCTGAAAACATAGTGCAGCCTGCTTTATTTCTTACAGACAGTAATCATTGAGTTATGAGGAGGGGTAGAGGCTAATTTCTGTAAGGTGATTGGAAACAGACAGGACTTCAGTGCCAAACATGAGCCAGACAATGTCCGATGGCCTGGAAATATAATACACAAGGTCATTAATATACATTATCACAGATTTGCATTTCAAAAAGGTTTCTGAGTCTAAGACAAAAACATCTTTGCGCAAGTTTACAGAACATGGTGATAAAACGTATACCGCTCAATGCTCCTGGGCTTGTAATGCTAGTGCTGACATTAGGGCTCATGCGCAAGGCTCTGTTTATAGCTGATCAGCAGTTTGAGTGGAGCATTTAGCCACAGCTGCGGTGATGAATGTGCAATGGATCGCAGCTCTGCAACTTATGCCGGATGAGCAGGAAGCCGCGGCCGCAGCAGCCTCACCGCCGATGGCAAGCGAAGTCTAACAGATGTGGCATagtttttcagtccgttgcagcctgcagcaaaaaaacaGTGTAGTAATCACAGTCGCTGTCAGCGCTTAtacatgatggtccaagagtatgtcagacCCCGCATGGATGTACTCAGATATGGCATTGTCCCCTTTGACTTCAGGTGCCTAAGCTGgacgagtggccagagcttgcaaaacatactttagaggtgcttgcctgccccgctgccagTGTACACATTTTTTCCCCTCTCGGATTTGTGCAGGACATGTGAAATTGGCGTCAttcttcaattttatatataccaTTTGCAGAAAAACCCTTTGCTTACTCTACTTGGACTGTATACAGTAGGTGGGCACCACTTTTTTTTATGTTCCTTGGGCCACATTATCATAATGAAACATTTCCAAGGGCTGCAATAAAACGTTATGGGCTATTACCATCTGCAGCAGCTACAGCATATCAAGCGTATATGCAATAGATATCTGATAGGTGCCATTTCCAGGACTTCCACGTACCAGGACAATGGTGGCCCCCTTCTTCCTCAATCATGgctatagagaggaggagacgATGTATGTGGCTCTCCACTGTACATTATGGGTGTTGTAGTAATGGCCTGGCATTCTCTACTTCCATAAACTACAACTAAGAAAGTCGCATCCATAAATGTACACTTCTCTAACTGTAATACTCCTTTCTGGACGGGTTAAGGGACCCTATATGTCTGATATGGATTAGGCAGGGGTCCGTTCtgaggttctgttgcagatctggtaaaaaatgcaggaaaaaatagccctgcatgcagcactttttcttttggtaaaactgggcagctgagtggaaactgaacgGAAACCATTCTAGTCAATGCGGTCCATTCTGCGTTGTTTGcttccgtcataagatggaccCGTTTGACCAGACGATTTCTGTTTCCTTCTTTCTGAACAAAGCAGAAAAACGGAAAtcgcaacgcagatgtgaaagccgcCTTACCctcagtgcaccattagtacttgcctGTCCGCTCCTGGACTGTGTGCCCCTCCTctaacatggaaactacatgttaACAGGCAAGTACTGTATATCTGTGCCCAGGTGGTTGGAGCCACACAGAATGACATAGTGGGCCACATGCTGTACACATACATCCACATGCTGTTCTTAGGCTGGAAACGCGTAGGGACGCAAATAGAATAATACGGCACCCGCCAACATGTTTTAACCAAGTTGCAAATAAagtgaagcaattttaaagttAGATATTTGCGGTGCAGAAAGACATTGTACCGAATCCTTGCAGATTCACCAAAGCAAcccgcacccccctccccccaaccccATCCATCTCCATAGAGGGCGGAACAGCCTCTTTTGATTCAGTCACACTTTGGCTGgccatttttgtttttgctcTTTGAATTTCACATGCTGTACCCCCTTCATACCAAGGAAGCCTACACAAGCAATGAAACAAGCGGTGCTTCCCTCGGCTTTCCTCATCACATACCTTGCATTCTCTTGCATTGTCCAAGCTTTGGCACCAATATGAGGGTCCGGCGGCACAGGCAGTGTTCACTTGTAAGGTCATGGAAGGAGCTGGGCATGCACCCAGTGTCTGTGGACAGGAAACATGGTTTGTACCTATAATATATACTACAGCAGGGGTGTCAGACTCctcttcaccgagggccacatcagccttatggttgccttcaaagggccgattgtaattgtatagtaagggctccttcacatgagcctaTTTGCATGcatgatacgcagtgaatagaacccattgattttaatgtattcattcacatttgcatattttttcacccAATGAACAATCATTTGAAAAAGTACACATTGCAATAGGCCGTTGAAAAGAATTGGTGGGcttaaatacacagtgaatacgcaggaaacgtgcatatttgcacatcgtTTCAATGGCCTGTTTACATTCttctttgcatgcgcaaatacgcagaataAAAACAAGCCAGAGCGCTCAAAAAACGCGatttttggttgtgcaaataAGCAGCAtatttgcacgactgaaatgcattttcgctcatgtgaacaagccctactaatgaccccatagtggccgcagtaataatattgaccccccatagtagccccagtagtaatacagtgtctcctatattggccccagtagtaatggtgtccccataGTAGTCAcagtagttatagcaacccctCTATttgcctctggctgggcagcatccctacaggcttttCACTCATCCAGCCAGCAGCTCCAGTACTGACCCGCTGCTACATCGGGGACCACGGACATCTCCTGAGCATCTGTGATGCGTACGGGACGGCACCCGCAGATGCCGGGGTAAAAAAGGTCAGTGGTCATAGTCTTTGCACTGCTACTGCTGGACcacagctgcaggctgggtgagttcGATGTACAGGTGGCGGGCagcattcggcccgcgggccttgtgtttgacatgtgtactACAACAATAACATGTAATCCATCTATATTCATGATGTAGGCACTATATACTTATGTAGTCATCCATATCCACAGTTGTACAGAATGCTTGTCATAATGTGCATTATGGTTTACCATTACATACCTGACAGGTGATCTTGGGGTTCCAAGGCTTCAGGAGAAGATCAGATAGTTCCTTCTGGTGGTCTTGGATGAATGCATAACACTAAGAATATAGAAAAGTTCATCACATACATTGAAAGAACCATATACTGAATTACAAATTAGGtgtccttcacacaggcaacaaagtcccgtgattttgtagcgttgctacaatgctacaaatcgcatgtatgtgaagcccatgctttcctatgggttacttcacacatgtgatGTATTGTAAAATGCAACaatccgacacaaaaacctcgtgggTCCCGCGATATGCtcacgactcgtgaggttttgtagcccatgtttccctatggagccttcctctctgttgcattgcacgaaaacgcgatttttgtgcggtgcgatacaactttgacagtaggaaatcctactgtcaaagccataacctaagtccgggctgcaagaaaaaaaaaaacacatacatcagcCCGGTCGCATCTTCTCTCCAGGTTCctggcactattctccttcatcatcttctggccgggtattgaaaatccctgcctcctggaagtgctggctgtgattggctggcgcttagccaatcacagccagcactcgattaaccaatcacagccattcattgagtgctggctctgattggctaagcattagccaatcacatctaGTGCTTCGAGGAagtggggattttcaatccccggcccgaagatgatgaaggagaatagtgtcaGGGATCCGGGGaaaagctgcagcggagccacaGACAGCAcatctaggtgatgtatactttttttccccctgcagttGGGgtatattttcggggtagggcttatatttcaagcccccacctgaaaatcctcacatgtgatgctacaaagtcgagcAACTTCATAAccccacatgcgactttgtagcgctacaaaaccGCGGTATTGCCGTGAGAAGATGTAGCGATTGCCATTTTCTCGCCGCGAAGCcgcgtcacccatgtgaaagaggccttatcttAAGGGTATGAGATGGTAGATGTAGTCTTCAGGTATTTATTAGGTTTATGTTTTGCTTTGAAATCTGACCCCTTGGAAGCTCCATTTGTATGAAATATATCGATCTAGATCTGCTAAATTGATAACTGCAAATCACATCTACTGAATattgttaaatgggttttccaggtttCTATATCAATCTAATCATAGGATATGTAATCAGTATCAGAGAAGGTATGACTCCCGACACCCCAACTGATTAGCTGTTTGAAGAGTCACGGTGCTTGAATGGCGTTCATTTCATAGTGGcgctgtctggtattgcagctcagttccactcATTTGAATAGTACTGAGATGCAcaaaggccatgtgactgatgaatgtcACGTTCCAAGCCAATGAAGAGGTTGCAGCTCAACTGAGAGCCACGGCCTCTATAAACAGTTCATTAGTAGGGGTGCAGGgattctatcctgaggatagattctCAATTTCTATGTCccaggaaaccccctttaaatctcACCAGGACTTGCCAACCGCATATGTAAGCCATTAGCTATTTTTCGGTTGAATACACTGATAATTTAAAGTCTATGAGCCTGAAATACTGTATCTCACCCGAACATGACTGTCCTGATCTATTGTCTGACATATTATATGGCTATCAGATGTCATAAAAGACTGGAACGGGAATAGGTATTGATTTGGCCGCTAGGACACCACCAATCCAGAGAATGAGGCAATCCCATGATCTTTCCTTAATAGAAAGGTGGCCAAAATGAATGGAAGCCTTGAGAACTGCTCTGACTTGAGATTTCCGTGTCCAATCTTGAAGACTATTAGATCAGACATATTTGATCTTCACTGTTCAGCTTATAATCTGGGGATTGGTCAGTCAGGGTCTGACTAAGGTtgatggaagccaccattgcacCAAGATCCCACCTGAACTTTCCAAACAACATATACACACTTacagacattatatatatatatatatatataatatatatatatatatatatatatagccatctaCATATAAGTCAATGGGATTTATACAGATAGCCAAGCTAGTGACTCACATATACATCAAAGCAGCGATCTACATGCATGTCTACCCATCTTTTCTGTACTGGACAGGATCATAAACTGGTCATGAGGGAAAGTAGGTAGTGGAGGCACCATTGCATGTGCCTCCTTTGCCCTCATCTATAGCCTGTTGGCAGCTAGTGATACCTCTGTAGTTCCTATAGTTGCACCATTGCTCTCTATTTTTCTTACCTCCTTCCAATCTTTTGCGGAGGTGCATACTTTGGAGAGAGCCacactgatttcttcttgtgttatGTTGGCACCACTTGTACTCTTCACGATGGAGGTGATGGCCATGCAAGTGTCACAACTCAGATCAGATTCCAACACTGGCACTTCCTCTGAAGAGAAAAACATCTAACAGGTTAACggagttgtccagttataaagtatttatggtctatccttagaataggccattaatagtagatcagtggtggTCAGCCACCCAGGATTCCCTCTGATTAGCTGTttgctgaactgatttctgcaggaagtagacagctcctttcccactgcagtagcgaggcttggtattacaggcaaagtccacattcacttcaatgggaactttgcctgtaatactaagcctgacCATTGctgtggaaatggagctgtctacttcctgcagaaatcagctatgTTCATAAGTGCATTGGCTAAATGAATAGTTGTTTGGCAGGAGTCTTGGGTGACTGACCCTcactgatctattattgatggcctgtaCCAAGGATAGGCCACCAGTAGTttgtaactggacaatccctttatctACTGAAGTAGTGGAAATGGGGAATGAGGGTTCACTTATTTGTTTAGTAAGGAGGAGCTATGAAATATGTGGATCTGTGGGTAACAGAAGCAACAGGGTTGCTGATTTTCAATAAAACTTCTGCCCAATTCTCAGGGTATATTTGGGGTGGCGTTGTCGCACTTTGTGTTTTCTATGAGCCTCCTCCATAGTTTTTAGAGTATATGTATGTTTGTTAGAGCTGGCCAGCTAGTCTTGTACCCAGAGTACAATGTGAAGACATTCCAAGTATACCCGCACTGACCTGGCTCACAGTTTTCATCTGTAACACACATGAATAACAGTCCGCACACCAGTTTTGGTCCCAGTTTTCCCAATATGGTGTCCAAAATAAGGATGACATATTTCTCAGCCACGCACTGGCATATGCCAGCTAGCTTCAATGGCAGTACGAGGCAGAGCTCTGATGCTCCCTTTGCAATAGCTTTCTGTATACATGAAACATATatcagcatatatacatatatgtgtgctCTCCTCAGATTGGTGTATTCAGTAGAGAAATATCACTTTAAATTTTACCTTCGGGATCGCTGCCTCAAATTTTCCCACAAATGATTTACACATCCAGCAAAGGGGCGTTGGAATTGGCCAGTCCTCCTTCACGTCCTGTAAAACATCCATACAGATGGGTGAACTTACTGTAGCAACATAACCCAGTGAGAAGAACTAACTACACTGCGtatgtatgtataaataaattgatatataatatatatatatatatatatacacacagtgcttTATGATTGTCCCAAAAGCGAGGACTATGATCAGAAGTAATTGCTACTCCGTGGATAAATAGAGTGCTGCCAAGTTATGTAGGTGCCCAAATGATGACATGTGCCCTTTATATAGCGTAGTGCTTGTAGACTGTATCTCCTGTCACTCCATATTGTTCCATTGTCACCGCAATTTTCTGTACTGTACAAGAAACTGATTAGCATAAGCCCTTTTTGCATCCTATGAATCCAGGCCTCGCCTTTGGCAGAGAGATGAATCTTTTTTCTACCAGAGACTTTTCAGcttttcattttagtttttttattcccTCTTCCAAGTTCCATAACTTCTTTTATTTTTACGTCTGAAGGCTTGCGGTAAAAATTACATATTCACTTTATTGTAGataaagaagccaaatatgcatcacctgatacactttagtctgcactgaacatttagcttcctcatattgcaatctgtctGTATGCTACTAGGGGATATTCTGATTtggcctgccctgcagtatcagggaatgcatatttggcttctttttctgtgagttatgtctttgtacattttttctctcacctctgtgatttcaatTTATTGTGCAAGTCAATATGATTCCAGCATACTAAACTaacatatatactcgagtattggccgacccgagtataagccgagtcaatacgttttaccacaaaaaactggtaaaacttattgacttgagtataagcctagctatacttgagtatatactaggtttaaaaaaaacgcaatactcaacTCGCAGCCAGCgtttgtgtccccggcgcgagggtcttcccggcggtgcggcaagctgcttgagaattctccccgctgtcatcttcctgatcggctttgaattccgccgTTGTCAGAGCCGTGTAagaaagtgctgtgattggatcgagcaccagccaatcacagccagcttgaaatataagtcctaccctgaaagtaagccctagctgcagaaaattttttaaaaaagaatacatcacctaagaagcgctgcatcttctccctggtccccggcactggtcttcagcatctcttctggccggggattggaaaatccctgcctccagtaaGTGATGTCTCTGATTGGCTTGGTGCTGTGATGCTCAACCAATCAAagtcagcacttgatgaaccaatcacaactatTCATTTGTAgccctcagctaatcagaggcagcacttcctggaggcggggattttccaatccccggccagcagagatgctgaagacaactgcTAGGGCCTGGGGAGAAGACAGGCCGGATCTg
The nucleotide sequence above comes from Eleutherodactylus coqui strain aEleCoq1 chromosome 2, aEleCoq1.hap1, whole genome shotgun sequence. Encoded proteins:
- the SFTPB gene encoding pulmonary surfactant-associated protein B, whose product is MEGTRLSLVFLLCVFAAVSGHVLVKEECARGPEFWCQDLQTAAQCGAMEHCKQHVWKEDVDTLCLQCTQIITIVTTMVKSSSLQSKFKKFLHEQCAKIPPFQTECLTMVDEYEEVLISVLENQFNPTSVCTKLKLCHSEEALHWNADFFPKPMLENILHFFKETIQTMHTKAAQDVKEDWPIPTPLCWMCKSFVGKFEAAIPKKAIAKGASELCLVLPLKLAGICQCVAEKYVILILDTILGKLGPKLVCGLLFMCVTDENCEPEEVPVLESDLSCDTCMAITSIVKSTSGANITQEEISVALSKVCTSAKDWKECYAFIQDHQKELSDLLLKPWNPKITCQTLGACPAPSMTLQVNTACAAGPSYWCQSLDNARECKAIGHCLAHVWH